Within the Fusarium keratoplasticum isolate Fu6.1 chromosome 1, whole genome shotgun sequence genome, the region ACCCGAAGCGCCACTGATGGTCTCTGCAGAAGAGACTGCACTGCAGAGGCACACTCTACTCTGTACGCATCATGTCATGTTTGACGGCTCGTCTGCCATCCTGACTGGCCTCCCCTTCTGCAAGAGTTgcggtttttttttctcgagGTTTTTTATCTTACAAGGGTTCCCGTgggtctcgtctcgctcGCATTGAGGCCGGCTGGTTAGCCTACCgtatctgcatctgcatgCCAACCAACGGCTTCTTCAAGCCCTACAATGGGCTTTTGAGCACAGAATCGCATCGAGTGCAAATGCCGATTACGTTTTCGTCGATGGATGGAGCCGTTGGAAAGcctctttgttccctttTGGCACACCCGGACTGGCCAGCCAAGTCGTGCATGTCATAGGGCTTTGCTGATCTTCAAGGGTGCCCCCGTTTGGCTCGTTTCTGATTTCTCCCAGGTACCGCCCTTTCCGAGCGAGGAATCTTTTACAACACGGCATAGGTTGTAGACGTGAAGAAAGCCAAGCGTACCAGTCCATCTGCCGAGCCTTGTCGCGTGGAAACGGCGTCCAGAAGCCCGATGGGCCGAGTTTGACCAGATGGCGTCGTCTAGGTAGCCATGTGCCAACAGAGAGGGTTGGCTACTTGCTCtctctttgttgttggtcAACTGCCATGATTCGTcgtcacatcacatcaaagAGCAAGCCGTTGGGCCTTGGACAAATCGAGGATAGCCTGTGACATGTTTGCCTATCATGTCTTCGTAGCTCCTTTATGTGTGTCTATAGTCTCGACGAATCTgtctcctcgtcttcttccccaaagatgttgaggaaTGCAACGTGCACCTCTTCAGTCAAGTCACTGGCCTGGAGACTGCGGCCCTTCTTAGCAAAGGCTAGACGAGAACACTCCTATTGATGGTGAGCATGTGATTCTTCAATGCGGCGCTGACAGATGCATCCAGTTCAGGAGCCGGGTCCCTCTCGAAACAAAGAAAAGGAGATGAACCTACTCTTGTAATGGCGGCACCACCAAAAGCTGCCAGCCCAACCAGTTCATGCTCGCCGAGAGCATTCTGGCCTACATCCCAAAGACGGTCAAGGTATGCCTTCCTCCACCCCAAGAAGGTTGCAATGGATCCCGTCAGGGTATCTCCCTGTCCACCACTTCTCTTCCTACCACCCTGGAGATCGACCGTAAGGGTTGTCTCGCCGTTGGAGATGTAGTCCTTGGCGCCCTTCTGAATAACCGTTACGCCCTCGAGCGTCTTGGCTAGAGCCTCAACCCGCGCCGTCTCGCTcgcatcctcgccgacgTCGACCTTGAGCGCCTCGCACAGCTTGGCAAACTCGACGACGTTGGGCGTCAGCACCGCGCCATCATAACCTCTCACCAGGCCCGGGTCCTTCTGCACCAGTATCAGAGCATCGGCATCCAGCACGACGGGTGTACCTCGATTGCGCGCGGCGCGGATGACGCGTGCTACGGTAGCATGCATCAATGGATCGCGGCCGAGGCCGGgcccgacgacgaggacgtgCAGCCGCGGGAGCAGGTCGATGATCTGCGCCGATATGTGCTCTGGGTCGGAGTCTGGGTCCTTGGATGTGTCCCGGGTCGCCGGGTCTTGGTTCAGGTTCGGAGCCGGGCTCTGACGCATCAGAGGATGGACCATGAGGTTCGGCGAGTATGACTTGATGACGGTCGCTGCTGCGGGCGTGCAAATGACGTGGGACTGCGAGAAACATTGGTTAGCCAAGTTGTGTATCCCAGGGTTGAGGACCTGCTACTCGCCATATCGCATCCTAGTCTTGCGCTCGCCATTGCTGAAAAGTACGGCGCACCCGTGTAGTTCTCGCTACCTCCTATGACGGCCACTCGGCCCAGCTGGCCTGCTCAGATCAGTCAGTCCACGCCGGCTGAGCCGCGAAGGTACGAACCCTTGTGGAATGATTCCAGCATCGGTGGGACGATGCGCCGCACCTTGGCCAAGACATTTTTCGTAGCGGCAGACATGTTGAGGTCCTCGGTAGACATTGCAGGATCTAGCAGTCGGTGATTTGTGTTGGAGAGAGGTCAAGTTGGAGTCGTTCGTTACGAAGGTGGGGGAAGATCCAATTGGGATGGTTGCAGTCGGATCAGAGGATGGGCACAATCGAAACTTGCAAGGCAATCAATTGGTGCTTCCTTTGAGAAATGGTCAAGTTTATCATGTCTCGAGATCAATCGATGCTGAGCCTGTTTTTAACGACTTGACAATTCATGATGTCACTGTTGCgagcttcaacaagctcccACTTCCACGTGGATTAAGAGCTCTACCCAAGAACGGCAAAGCACGTCTAACTCGTCTGGTTAGGATTTCAGGATGAACCGACTTGTATAAAAATGCCAAAATAATAGGCCATGTTTTTCATAATTTTATTTAGATTATTTGCAAGTTTTATCTCATCTTCATGCATATCATCCCGAGGGTGCCTAGGGTAGGTATGCTCGCACTTTGGCCCAGGTCCGAGATCCATCGCTCCCCGTCGCTCAACTTCTTCCGCTTCCTACCACCAGCGTCTATCACCAAAGTTTGGGCGGTATATGCCCTTCTATTCGAGAAACCTGTATTCTTAGCAAAGTTGTACGTGGGCTCTATCG harbors:
- a CDS encoding ATP-dependent (S)-NAD(P)H-hydrate dehydratase, with product MSTEDLNMSAATKNVLAKVRRIVPPMLESFHKGQLGRVAVIGGSENYTGAPYFSAMASARLGCDMSHVICTPAAATVIKSYSPNLMVHPLMRQSPAPNLNQDPATRDTSKDPDSDPEHISAQIIDLLPRLHVLVVGPGLGRDPLMHATVARVIRAARNRGTPVVLDADALILVQKDPGLVRGYDGAVLTPNVVEFAKLCEALKVDVGEDASETARVEALAKTLEGVTVIQKGAKDYISNGETTLTVDLQGGRKRSGGQGDTLTGSIATFLGWRKAYLDRLWDVGQNALGEHELVGLAAFGGAAITRECSRLAFAKKGRSLQASDLTEEVHVAFLNIFGEEDEETDSSRL